A DNA window from Agarivorans sp. TSD2052 contains the following coding sequences:
- a CDS encoding Na+/H+ antiporter subunit C: MELVYAVCVGFMSACGIFLMLRGHTFTLVIGLTLLSYAVNLFLFASGGLTIGAPAVLNGSENYADPLPQALVLTAIVIGFAMTAFAVILAMRGRADLGNDHVDGEEPFDRLAAEEKS, encoded by the coding sequence ATGGAACTAGTCTACGCCGTGTGTGTCGGCTTCATGAGTGCCTGTGGCATCTTTTTAATGTTACGAGGACATACATTTACCTTGGTGATTGGCCTTACCTTATTGTCTTACGCGGTTAACCTCTTTTTGTTTGCCAGCGGTGGATTAACCATAGGTGCCCCGGCAGTGCTCAACGGCAGTGAAAATTACGCCGATCCTTTACCCCAGGCCTTGGTGCTTACCGCTATTGTGATTGGCTTCGCTATGACCGCCTTTGCGGTAATTTTAGCCATGCGCGGTCGCGCCGACTTAGGCAATGACCACGTAGACGGTGAAGAACCTTTTGACCGCTTAGCGGCGGAGGAAAAATCCTAA
- a CDS encoding DUF5329 family protein, with product MQFKQWFFTTLILWFGLQTQFALSAEAESENWPKQQVRIEALLHAIEQTDLVFTRNGSEHDSAEAGAHLRMKLKRAQNSWFAPSKEKWTAEMFIDKLASKSSLSGKPYMIRFSDGQQVESGTWLYQQLAAYDNQQVAHEQN from the coding sequence TTGCAATTCAAACAATGGTTTTTCACTACCCTGATTTTGTGGTTTGGTCTTCAAACCCAGTTTGCCTTAAGCGCTGAAGCTGAAAGCGAAAATTGGCCTAAGCAACAAGTGCGCATAGAGGCTTTATTGCATGCGATAGAGCAAACCGATTTGGTGTTCACTCGCAACGGGTCAGAACATGATTCTGCAGAAGCGGGGGCGCATTTGCGTATGAAGTTAAAGCGCGCGCAAAATAGTTGGTTTGCCCCAAGCAAAGAAAAGTGGACGGCTGAAATGTTCATCGACAAACTGGCCAGTAAATCATCGCTTAGCGGCAAACCTTACATGATTCGTTTTAGTGATGGCCAGCAAGTAGAGTCGGGCACTTGGTTGTATCAACAGCTTGCAGCCTATGATAATCAGCAGGTTGCTCATGAGCAAAACTGA
- a CDS encoding monovalent cation/H+ antiporter subunit A, translating into MHYFWVPFLPMLGIIVPLLANKLSRSACALATALLPALALCLILLDLPAVFAGQYFSQSIEWIPQLGLALSFRLDGLSALFSLLILGIGLLVILYARYYLSEKDHMGRFYCYLIMFMTAMLGIVMSNNMLQLWFYWELTSISSFLLISFWSHNSDARKGARMALTITGAGGLALLAGIVLLGQVVGSYELDVVLNSGELVKQHPYYLAILSLFLIGAFTKSAQFPFHFWLPHAMAAPTPVSAYLHSATMVKAGIFLLARFYPVLAGTEVWFAVVSLTGLFTLLLGAYSALFKHDLKGLLAYSTISHLGLIVLLLGLNTELAAIAAVFHIMNHAIFKASLFMAAGIIDHESGSRDMRKLNGLWKYMPITATLAMVASAAMAGVPLLNGFLSKEMFFAETLDQSILGSMSWLIPVLATIAGAFAVAYSLRFIHDVFFNGEPKGLTKTPHEPPRYMRVPVEILVAICLLVGMFPNYTIGPLLNSASFAVLNHPLPEYSLAVWHGFNIPLLMSGLAIAGGLAIYLNRKPLFKFEGKFPAIDAKAEFEGFIQICVRWAQTVNSKLETGSLQRYAFWLCFFALLLIAPPLLDLDTTRGSLPGHPINGAVIVAAILLIAGSLATVIWSHYRLIALLMLSLVGLVVSITFAYFSAPDLALTQLSVEIVTVILLLLALYFFPQHTPTSKSRPSHFVRDLALASLIGCIIGSICFALMTHPLDSISEFFLANAKTGGGGTNVVNVILVDFRGFDTFGEITVLGIAALGIHKLIARMRLSMRTKDHDGRLWAKDKYPVLLSVVSQSLLPLFLLISAYIFMRGHNLPGGGFIAGLITSIALIQQYLAHGVDWMAKRVSVSYHYMIALGLVTAALTGLGSWMFGRPFLTSWFEYVSLPWIGKFELTSALVFDLGVYFTVIGATLLILASLGKLTTKERLTVGER; encoded by the coding sequence ATGCATTATTTTTGGGTACCATTTTTACCCATGTTGGGGATTATTGTTCCCTTACTAGCCAATAAACTCAGCCGCAGCGCCTGCGCACTAGCTACCGCTTTACTGCCGGCGTTAGCCCTTTGCTTAATTTTGCTCGACTTACCCGCGGTATTTGCTGGCCAGTACTTTAGCCAGAGCATTGAGTGGATCCCGCAGTTGGGTTTGGCTTTATCATTTCGCCTTGATGGTTTGTCTGCATTATTTAGTTTGCTGATCCTAGGCATTGGTTTGCTGGTGATTTTGTATGCCCGCTATTACCTGTCAGAAAAAGACCATATGGGGCGTTTTTACTGCTACCTAATTATGTTTATGACAGCAATGCTGGGCATTGTTATGTCAAACAACATGCTGCAACTTTGGTTTTACTGGGAATTAACCAGCATCAGTTCGTTTTTACTGATTAGTTTTTGGTCACACAATAGTGATGCACGTAAAGGCGCCAGAATGGCGCTCACCATCACGGGGGCCGGCGGTTTAGCGTTACTCGCGGGGATAGTATTGTTAGGTCAAGTGGTAGGCAGTTACGAGTTAGACGTAGTGCTAAATAGCGGTGAGCTAGTAAAACAACACCCTTATTACTTGGCTATTTTAAGTTTATTTTTGATTGGTGCATTTACTAAATCAGCCCAATTTCCGTTCCACTTTTGGCTACCGCATGCAATGGCAGCTCCTACCCCGGTAAGTGCTTATTTGCACTCGGCCACCATGGTTAAAGCAGGCATTTTCTTACTCGCACGTTTTTACCCGGTACTCGCGGGCACCGAAGTCTGGTTTGCGGTGGTATCACTCACTGGTTTATTTACCTTGTTACTCGGTGCTTACTCAGCATTATTTAAACACGATTTAAAAGGCCTTTTGGCCTACTCAACCATTAGCCACCTTGGTTTGATTGTGTTGTTACTGGGTTTAAATACCGAGTTAGCCGCCATTGCTGCGGTATTTCATATTATGAACCACGCCATTTTCAAAGCATCTTTGTTTATGGCCGCCGGTATTATTGACCATGAATCAGGTTCGCGAGATATGCGCAAACTAAACGGTTTATGGAAATACATGCCTATCACCGCCACCTTAGCGATGGTCGCTTCGGCCGCAATGGCTGGCGTGCCGTTGCTCAATGGCTTTTTATCAAAAGAGATGTTCTTTGCCGAAACCTTAGACCAAAGTATTTTAGGCTCAATGTCTTGGCTTATTCCGGTACTGGCGACAATCGCTGGGGCCTTTGCCGTGGCTTACTCTCTGCGCTTTATTCATGACGTATTCTTTAACGGTGAGCCAAAGGGTTTAACCAAAACCCCCCACGAGCCTCCACGCTATATGCGGGTTCCCGTTGAAATATTAGTGGCGATTTGTTTACTGGTAGGTATGTTCCCTAACTATACTATTGGTCCGCTGCTAAATAGCGCATCATTCGCGGTGCTCAATCATCCATTACCGGAATATAGCCTGGCCGTTTGGCATGGATTTAATATTCCATTATTAATGAGCGGACTGGCGATTGCGGGTGGCCTAGCCATTTACTTAAACCGTAAACCCTTATTTAAATTTGAGGGTAAATTCCCAGCGATTGACGCCAAAGCAGAATTTGAAGGCTTTATTCAAATCTGTGTAAGATGGGCGCAAACAGTTAATAGTAAGTTGGAGACGGGCTCGTTACAACGCTATGCGTTTTGGCTGTGTTTCTTCGCTTTATTGCTCATCGCCCCGCCCTTGTTAGATCTAGACACCACCAGAGGTAGCTTGCCAGGGCATCCGATTAATGGTGCTGTGATTGTAGCGGCTATTTTATTAATTGCCGGTTCGCTAGCCACCGTAATTTGGAGCCATTACCGCCTGATTGCTTTGTTAATGTTATCGTTAGTGGGCTTAGTCGTATCAATTACCTTTGCTTACTTTTCGGCGCCCGACTTAGCTCTCACCCAGCTTTCGGTAGAAATTGTAACGGTAATTTTATTATTGCTGGCACTCTATTTCTTCCCGCAGCATACCCCGACGAGTAAAAGCCGCCCTAGTCACTTTGTTCGTGACTTGGCTCTAGCCTCTTTAATAGGCTGTATTATCGGAAGTATTTGTTTTGCTTTAATGACCCATCCTTTAGATAGTATTTCTGAGTTCTTCTTAGCCAATGCTAAAACCGGCGGTGGTGGTACTAACGTGGTTAACGTTATTTTGGTCGATTTCCGTGGCTTTGATACCTTTGGCGAAATTACCGTGCTTGGCATTGCAGCATTGGGTATTCACAAGCTGATTGCTCGCATGCGTTTATCAATGCGTACTAAAGATCACGATGGCCGACTATGGGCTAAAGATAAATACCCGGTATTACTCTCTGTAGTATCGCAAAGCTTGTTGCCGCTGTTTCTGCTTATTTCTGCTTACATCTTTATGCGCGGGCACAACCTACCAGGTGGCGGTTTCATTGCAGGCCTGATTACATCAATTGCCTTAATTCAACAATACCTTGCACACGGGGTTGATTGGATGGCTAAGCGGGTGAGTGTTAGTTACCACTATATGATAGCCCTTGGATTAGTGACCGCGGCGTTAACCGGCTTAGGTAGCTGGATGTTTGGCCGCCCATTCTTAACCTCTTGGTTTGAATATGTATCACTCCCATGGATAGGTAAATTTGAACTCACTAGCGCCTTGGTCTTTGACCTCGGGGTTTACTTCACCGTCATCGGCGCAACTCTGCTTATATTAGCCAGCCTTGGCAAGCTAACCACCAAAGAACGACTCACCGTAGGAGAAAGATAA
- a CDS encoding AraC family transcriptional regulator, producing the protein MSKTDYRLKFTPVIRYLEKNVDQNLNLNEVAKLAHLSPYYFHRIFKAVTDETPADFIRRLKLEKAANQLFYHKEPVTKVALDFGFSSSQALAKAFRGYFAISPSAVRNCENLATYNQLLRDSKIGHLLRNNGHASSEDKLYASSANQPRRVSMKTEQFDNKTLAYIRVTGPYGEGYDVASEKLYRWAGPMGLARGESLFIYHDNPELTPAEKCRTDICIAVPADTKPPAGIEIQTLASGGYATLRKTVTEFSQYPLFWQQLMNQVVEAELSVDNRPCFELYHSFDPVTKQADVSFCSAVKL; encoded by the coding sequence ATGAGCAAAACTGATTACCGGCTAAAATTCACACCGGTGATTCGTTACTTAGAGAAAAATGTCGACCAAAACTTAAACCTTAATGAAGTGGCTAAGTTGGCGCATTTGTCGCCCTATTATTTTCATCGCATCTTCAAAGCGGTAACCGATGAAACGCCGGCTGATTTTATTCGCCGCTTAAAACTGGAAAAAGCCGCCAATCAATTGTTTTATCATAAAGAACCCGTTACCAAGGTGGCTTTGGATTTTGGTTTTTCTAGTTCGCAAGCATTGGCCAAAGCGTTTCGAGGGTATTTTGCTATTAGCCCTTCGGCGGTAAGAAACTGCGAAAACTTAGCCACTTACAATCAATTGTTGAGAGACAGCAAGATTGGACACCTACTGCGCAATAATGGACACGCCTCAAGCGAAGATAAACTCTATGCTAGCTCAGCTAATCAACCAAGGAGAGTGTCGATGAAAACCGAACAATTTGACAATAAAACGCTAGCTTATATTAGAGTTACTGGCCCTTACGGCGAAGGCTACGATGTTGCTAGCGAGAAGTTATACCGCTGGGCTGGACCAATGGGCTTAGCGCGGGGCGAATCGCTATTCATTTATCATGATAACCCTGAGCTCACCCCGGCAGAAAAATGCCGCACTGATATATGCATTGCGGTGCCTGCCGATACCAAACCGCCAGCAGGTATTGAGATACAAACTCTCGCAAGCGGAGGATATGCCACCTTACGTAAAACGGTCACCGAATTTAGCCAGTACCCTTTGTTTTGGCAACAACTGATGAATCAAGTGGTTGAGGCAGAGCTGAGTGTTGATAATCGCCCTTGCTTTGAGCTATACCATAGCTTTGATCCGGTGACTAAACAGGCTGATGTAAGTTTTTGTAGTGCGGTAAAATTGTAA